In a genomic window of Anoxybacter fermentans:
- the rho gene encoding transcription termination factor Rho: MLNLSELEAKNISVLHSIAKDLQISGYTRLKKKELIFEILKAETEKGGLIFAEGVLEIIQPEGYGFLRPSKYLPTPDDIYISASQIKRFGLRDGDVVSGQVRRPKENEKYLALLRVEAVNYQDPELARERSHFEDLTPLYPQERLRLETYPHEVSTRLIDLVSPIGKGQRGLIVAPPKAGKTVLLKKIANSISRNHPEVKLMVLLIDERPEEVTDMVRSVNAEVISSTFDEPPENHIKVAELVLEKAKRLVEHKYDVVILLDSITRLARAYNLTIPSSGRTLSGGLDPSAMHYPKRFFGAARNIEEGGSLTVIATALVETGSRMDDVIYEEFKGTGNMELHLDRRLAEQRLFPAVNIQRSGTRKEELLLTEEELRIMWKFRKGISNLDPARVIETFIQQIKNTANNKELLAALEKIF, encoded by the coding sequence ATGTTGAACCTTAGTGAGTTGGAAGCTAAAAACATAAGTGTACTTCACTCTATAGCAAAAGACCTGCAGATTTCCGGATATACCCGACTAAAGAAAAAAGAACTGATCTTTGAGATTTTAAAGGCAGAGACTGAAAAGGGTGGTTTGATCTTTGCAGAGGGAGTTTTAGAGATCATCCAACCTGAGGGGTATGGTTTTTTGCGACCGTCCAAGTATTTACCTACTCCTGATGATATATACATATCAGCTTCCCAGATTAAGCGTTTTGGTTTGCGAGATGGCGATGTGGTTTCGGGGCAGGTCAGACGTCCAAAGGAGAATGAGAAATATCTGGCTCTATTACGTGTTGAAGCTGTTAATTATCAGGACCCTGAACTGGCTCGTGAACGTTCTCATTTTGAAGATTTGACCCCACTTTACCCCCAGGAACGTCTTCGTTTAGAGACCTATCCTCATGAAGTATCTACCCGTTTGATTGATCTGGTATCTCCCATAGGTAAAGGGCAGAGGGGGTTGATTGTAGCCCCACCCAAAGCTGGTAAGACTGTTTTACTCAAAAAAATTGCTAATAGTATTAGCCGTAACCATCCAGAAGTGAAATTAATGGTTCTATTAATCGATGAGCGACCTGAAGAAGTCACAGATATGGTTCGTTCTGTCAATGCAGAGGTAATTTCTTCAACTTTTGATGAACCGCCTGAAAATCATATTAAAGTAGCTGAACTGGTATTGGAGAAGGCAAAACGCCTGGTTGAGCATAAATATGATGTGGTAATTTTATTGGATAGTATTACAAGGCTGGCACGGGCCTACAATCTGACCATTCCATCTAGCGGTCGAACTCTCTCTGGAGGTCTTGATCCGTCGGCTATGCATTATCCCAAACGTTTCTTCGGTGCGGCCCGGAATATTGAAGAAGGTGGGAGTTTAACGGTTATTGCTACAGCTTTAGTGGAGACGGGAAGCAGGATGGATGATGTAATTTATGAAGAGTTTAAGGGAACAGGTAATATGGAATTACATTTAGATCGCCGTCTGGCAGAACAGAGGCTTTTCCCGGCTGTGAATATTCAGCGTTCAGGAACCCGAAAAGAAGAATTGCTTCTAACAGAGGAAGAATTGAGGATAATGTGGAAATTTAGAAAAGGAATTAGCAATTTAGATCCTGCCAGGGTAATTGAAACATTTATTCAGCAGATTAAAAATACTGCTAATAATAAAGAGCTTCTGGCTGCACTGGAGAAAATTTTCTAA
- a CDS encoding ISL3 family transposase, which produces MQYNNIIKFLDLPDIIATEIISTEDRYIFIAEAKKNHIVCPQCGNITNKIHDTKWQNIRDIPIRGKLVIIRLLKKRYRCPYCHKRGIPEKYESIDKYARNTKRFDKYLAKETVSKDYSKVARENGLSYTAVNNAVKKVVDPLIKQQVSKLSQLKAISIDEFAVLKRHKYGVSITDPINRELIDILPTRKKDDLIDYFNCWEDEQRRQIQSISMDMWRPFKAVADAAFTHAKIVIDKFHLVTLMNRALDEVRKQVQQTVNNHQRRKFFQSRLLLQKRAEELTDEEHEKLIKLFELSPALEKAWELKEEFRDLLQLDDVKEATRALKRWYKEVIKSKLMPFYQVKKIIQRWEEKILNYFKNKITNGFAEGINNKIKLIKRIGYGVPNVMNLRRRVFNAMLSY; this is translated from the coding sequence ATGCAATATAATAATATCATAAAATTTCTTGATTTGCCAGACATTATTGCAACTGAAATTATTTCAACGGAGGACAGATATATTTTTATCGCTGAAGCAAAGAAAAATCACATTGTGTGTCCTCAGTGTGGTAATATCACTAATAAAATCCATGATACAAAATGGCAAAATATTAGAGACATCCCCATAAGAGGTAAACTAGTAATCATTAGACTTCTAAAGAAAAGATATCGTTGTCCTTATTGTCATAAGAGGGGTATCCCTGAAAAATATGAAAGTATTGATAAATATGCCCGTAATACCAAACGCTTTGATAAATATCTTGCTAAAGAAACTGTCAGCAAGGATTATTCTAAAGTTGCTAGAGAAAACGGGTTAAGTTATACAGCTGTTAATAATGCAGTTAAAAAAGTAGTTGACCCTCTCATTAAACAACAAGTTTCAAAACTTAGTCAATTAAAAGCCATCAGTATCGATGAATTTGCAGTTTTAAAACGCCATAAATATGGAGTTAGCATTACAGATCCAATTAATCGGGAGTTAATTGACATTTTACCTACTCGCAAAAAGGATGATTTAATTGACTACTTTAATTGTTGGGAAGATGAACAAAGACGACAGATTCAATCGATCTCTATGGATATGTGGCGGCCGTTCAAAGCAGTAGCAGATGCAGCATTTACTCATGCAAAAATTGTTATAGATAAATTTCATCTTGTAACTTTAATGAACAGAGCCCTTGATGAAGTTAGAAAACAAGTTCAACAAACAGTAAATAATCATCAGAGAAGAAAGTTTTTTCAAAGTCGTTTATTACTCCAAAAACGAGCTGAAGAATTGACAGATGAAGAACATGAAAAGCTCATCAAATTATTTGAACTCAGTCCAGCTCTAGAAAAGGCCTGGGAATTAAAAGAGGAATTCAGAGACCTATTGCAGCTAGATGATGTGAAAGAAGCCACCAGAGCTCTAAAAAGGTGGTATAAAGAAGTAATAAAAAGCAAGCTGATGCCTTTTTACCAGGTAAAAAAGATAATACAAAGATGGGAAGAAAAAATACTAAATTATTTTAAGAATAAGATAACCAATGGCTTTGCTGAGGGTATCAATAACAAGATTAAATTGATCAAAAGGATTGGATATGGTGTTCCAAATGTTATGAATCTAAGGAGAAGAGTATTTAATGCAATGTTAAGTTATTAA
- a CDS encoding helix-turn-helix domain-containing protein produces the protein MSNEIYQKFKVLTQKIAEFKEKNNLTYQKIGDATGVNKSHVYRIVNMDTFPSLKFVIRLTKYMKLPLFSLFIPSEEMNRQEFANKINKRLKELDWTHEEFSKITAIPLLRLMNIMQSNSSPSIEERKTIIKVLDLKEETDYLEIKLNLLKTILSDLGLKDEQINNIMQYVKENKENID, from the coding sequence ATGTCTAATGAAATATATCAAAAGTTTAAGGTTTTGACCCAAAAGATAGCTGAATTTAAAGAGAAAAATAACCTTACTTATCAAAAAATTGGAGATGCTACAGGAGTAAATAAAAGTCATGTTTATAGAATTGTCAATATGGATACATTTCCATCTTTAAAGTTTGTTATTCGACTGACAAAATATATGAAACTTCCTTTGTTTTCTCTGTTTATTCCATCTGAAGAGATGAATAGACAGGAATTTGCTAATAAAATTAATAAGCGGCTTAAAGAATTGGATTGGACACATGAAGAGTTTAGTAAAATAACAGCTATTCCGCTTCTTCGGTTAATGAATATTATGCAAAGTAATTCATCCCCTTCAATTGAGGAACGGAAAACCATCATTAAAGTTCTGGATTTAAAAGAGGAAACCGATTATCTTGAAATTAAATTAAACCTTTTAAAAACCATCCTTTCTGATCTGGGTTTGAAGGATGAACAAATAAACAATATCATGCAATATGTTAAAGAAAATAAAGAAAATATAGATTAA
- a CDS encoding RAMP superfamily CRISPR-associated protein encodes MNLKVKIKNSDREIELQQYNLGKMKMWQIPIEIEVEKGSFLHIGAAPSPLSDKKGAIFKINRTPAIPATSFKGALRHQLELLVIEKIDYLANLFSVFEEDFEKLKPCIPSPNPTKAEQDLIEVGLYRGKVDKNKYTGYCLINVDKSDHKNTKDDMGVCPVCYFMGAGGIMGFLRIPNFNVAAENDIILDQVNIRIDRKTRTAAKSAKVDMEQVIPGTRFSGILELIDSTPLGFEFGRPREIQGNIIDKWLKNWKEEDIKERKRILIEEFLIPALENIRELGGQKSKGAGRVIVKIKEKNGENHCENNEI; translated from the coding sequence ATGAATCTTAAAGTAAAAATTAAAAATTCAGATAGAGAAATTGAGTTGCAACAATATAATTTAGGTAAAATGAAAATGTGGCAGATACCTATAGAGATAGAAGTTGAAAAAGGGAGTTTTTTACATATAGGTGCGGCTCCATCCCCATTATCTGATAAGAAAGGTGCTATCTTTAAGATAAATAGGACTCCTGCCATTCCAGCCACCAGTTTTAAAGGAGCTTTGAGGCATCAGTTAGAGTTGTTGGTTATAGAAAAAATAGATTATTTAGCTAATTTATTTAGTGTATTCGAGGAAGATTTTGAGAAGTTAAAACCATGTATTCCTTCGCCAAATCCAACAAAAGCAGAACAAGATTTAATTGAAGTGGGGCTATATAGGGGTAAAGTTGACAAAAACAAATATACGGGTTACTGTCTGATAAATGTTGATAAAAGTGATCATAAAAATACGAAAGATGATATGGGTGTTTGTCCGGTATGTTATTTTATGGGTGCAGGAGGTATTATGGGTTTTTTGAGAATTCCTAACTTTAATGTTGCTGCGGAAAATGATATTATTTTAGATCAAGTAAATATACGGATAGATAGAAAAACAAGAACTGCTGCTAAAAGTGCAAAAGTTGATATGGAACAGGTGATACCAGGAACAAGATTTTCGGGCATTTTGGAATTGATTGATTCTACACCACTTGGATTTGAATTTGGAAGACCTAGAGAAATTCAGGGAAATATTATTGATAAATGGTTAAAAAATTGGAAAGAAGAGGATATTAAAGAAAGAAAAAGGATTTTAATTGAGGAATTTCTTATTCCTGCCCTTGAAAATATAAGAGAACTTGGAGGCCAGAAAAGCAAAGGGGCTGGAAGAGTTATTGTTAAAATTAAAGAAAAAAATGGAGAAAATCATTGTGAAAATAACGAAATTTGA
- the hisIE gene encoding bifunctional phosphoribosyl-AMP cyclohydrolase/phosphoribosyl-ATP diphosphatase HisIE has product MMEVKAKDLDQLCFDEKTGLIPAIIQDWKSKRVLMLAYMNRESLELSLKTGETWFFSRSRQKLWHKGETSGNVQKIKAISYDCDKDTLLVEVIAEGPACHTGEDSCFYRQLAGEKSSLTVNEVISSLFTLIQDRKTNPVEGSYTNYLFKEGLDKILKKVGEETAEVIIGAKNQSKEEFIYEMADLVYHLLVLTAEMGCRPEDIAEELARRFKK; this is encoded by the coding sequence ATGATGGAGGTTAAAGCTAAAGATTTAGATCAACTGTGCTTTGATGAGAAAACGGGTCTGATTCCTGCAATTATTCAGGATTGGAAGAGTAAAAGAGTATTGATGCTCGCTTATATGAATAGGGAATCTCTGGAATTGAGCCTTAAGACCGGAGAGACCTGGTTTTTCAGCCGGAGCCGTCAAAAACTCTGGCATAAGGGAGAGACTTCGGGCAATGTGCAAAAGATAAAAGCTATCTCTTATGACTGTGATAAAGATACTCTTCTGGTGGAGGTTATTGCAGAGGGCCCGGCCTGCCATACAGGGGAAGATAGCTGTTTTTATCGTCAGTTGGCTGGTGAGAAGTCTTCCCTGACAGTTAATGAGGTGATTTCATCACTATTTACCCTGATTCAGGATAGGAAAACCAATCCGGTGGAAGGTTCATATACCAATTATCTTTTTAAGGAAGGTCTGGATAAGATTTTAAAAAAGGTGGGGGAAGAAACGGCAGAAGTGATTATTGGTGCTAAAAATCAGTCTAAAGAGGAATTTATCTATGAGATGGCTGATCTTGTGTATCATCTGTTGGTTCTTACAGCTGAAATGGGTTGTAGGCCTGAGGATATTGCAGAGGAGTTGGCCCGTCGGTTTAAGAAATAG
- the hisF gene encoding imidazole glycerol phosphate synthase subunit HisF — translation MLTKRIIPCLDVKDGRVVKGVNFKGLVDAGDPVEIAAVYNRMGADELVFLDITATVEGRDTICHVVEEVAAQVFIPLTVGGGIRTVADMKKMLRAGADKVAINSAAVKNPDLITEGARIFGSQCIVVAVDGKKREDGAGWNVYTHGGSRDSGIDLIDWVREVEMRGAGEILLTSIDADGTKKGFDLEMTRAVAEVVNIPVIASGGAGSLNDFVEVLTRGKADAALAASLFHFGELTINQVKAALVKAGVSVRQIG, via the coding sequence GTGTTAACTAAACGGATTATCCCCTGTCTGGATGTAAAAGATGGCCGGGTGGTTAAGGGAGTTAATTTTAAAGGATTGGTAGATGCAGGTGACCCGGTTGAGATTGCTGCAGTTTATAATCGTATGGGAGCAGATGAGCTGGTATTTCTGGATATTACAGCAACGGTGGAAGGCCGTGATACCATCTGTCATGTTGTAGAAGAGGTGGCAGCTCAGGTCTTCATTCCTTTGACTGTGGGCGGTGGAATTAGAACTGTTGCGGATATGAAAAAAATGCTGAGAGCCGGAGCAGATAAAGTTGCCATTAACTCTGCTGCTGTTAAAAATCCAGATCTAATTACAGAAGGTGCAAGAATTTTTGGTTCTCAGTGTATTGTGGTCGCAGTGGATGGCAAAAAGCGTGAGGATGGTGCGGGTTGGAATGTATATACTCACGGTGGAAGCCGGGATAGCGGAATTGATCTTATAGATTGGGTGAGAGAAGTAGAAATGCGGGGTGCTGGAGAGATTCTTTTAACCAGTATTGATGCAGATGGGACTAAGAAGGGTTTTGATCTTGAAATGACCCGTGCTGTGGCTGAGGTAGTAAATATTCCGGTGATTGCTTCAGGGGGAGCCGGTTCTTTAAATGATTTTGTAGAGGTATTAACTAGAGGTAAAGCTGATGCGGCTTTAGCAGCATCACTCTTTCATTTTGGAGAGCTAACTATTAACCAGGTTAAGGCTGCATTGGTTAAAGCAGGTGTTTCAGTCCGGCAGATTGGTTAA
- the hisA gene encoding 1-(5-phosphoribosyl)-5-[(5-phosphoribosylamino)methylideneamino]imidazole-4-carboxamide isomerase produces the protein MIIYPAIDLKDGRVVRLKQGDFNRETVFDDNPLSRARQFEKEGATWLHLVDLDGARDGCGANEAIVRKIKNKTNLKLQLGGGIRSLEKMEEWFKVGIDKLVIGTLALKEPLAIGEAVAKFGAEKLVISIDARDGKIATDGWLKQSGRNVLDFAKEMVDLGVSQVLYTDISRDGMLVGPDFQTLEKLVQIENLKIIASGGISSYEDLVKLKKIGVYGAIIGQALYQGILSLKEILQKMG, from the coding sequence ATGATTATTTATCCAGCTATAGATCTTAAAGATGGACGGGTGGTACGGTTAAAACAGGGAGATTTTAATCGTGAAACGGTTTTTGATGATAACCCCTTAAGTAGAGCAAGACAATTTGAGAAAGAGGGAGCAACCTGGCTTCATCTGGTAGACCTGGACGGAGCCAGGGATGGATGTGGAGCTAATGAAGCAATTGTGCGGAAAATTAAAAATAAAACAAATCTGAAATTACAATTGGGTGGGGGAATTCGTTCACTTGAAAAGATGGAAGAATGGTTTAAGGTAGGAATTGATAAGCTTGTGATTGGAACACTGGCTTTAAAAGAACCTCTTGCTATAGGTGAGGCAGTAGCCAAATTTGGAGCTGAAAAGCTGGTTATAAGTATTGATGCCAGAGATGGAAAGATAGCGACTGATGGTTGGTTAAAGCAGAGCGGTCGTAATGTGCTGGATTTTGCTAAGGAGATGGTTGATCTGGGTGTAAGCCAGGTTCTGTATACGGATATAAGTAGGGATGGAATGTTGGTTGGCCCTGACTTTCAGACTTTAGAAAAACTCGTTCAAATTGAAAATCTCAAAATAATTGCATCTGGTGGAATTAGCTCTTATGAAGATCTGGTTAAATTAAAAAAGATCGGTGTTTATGGGGCTATTATTGGGCAGGCACTTTATCAGGGAATATTGAGTCTTAAGGAAATATTGCAAAAAATGGGGTGA
- the hisH gene encoding imidazole glycerol phosphate synthase subunit HisH gives MIGIIDYGMGNLKSIRKAMEYLNYPVKMITRPEEIQKMSGLILPGVGAFPKAMENLIRNGFVEAIKYAIDQGKPFLGICLGMQLLFEVGYEDQKASGLGFLSGEVKRLKGGVKIPHMGWNRIYCKVEHPLWQGLSKEPYMYFVHSYALSEMTDDVIATTIYGEEIPVAVARENIMGVQFHPEKSGDEGLRILKNFGEMV, from the coding sequence GTGATCGGAATCATTGACTATGGCATGGGTAACCTTAAGAGTATTCGAAAAGCTATGGAATATTTAAATTACCCCGTGAAAATGATTACCCGACCTGAAGAAATACAAAAGATGTCCGGTTTAATATTACCCGGTGTGGGAGCATTTCCTAAAGCTATGGAAAATTTGATTCGAAACGGTTTTGTAGAAGCAATCAAATATGCCATTGATCAGGGTAAACCTTTTTTAGGTATCTGTCTTGGAATGCAGCTTCTTTTTGAGGTGGGGTATGAAGATCAAAAAGCTTCGGGTCTTGGATTTTTGTCTGGTGAAGTTAAGCGGCTAAAAGGTGGGGTTAAAATACCTCATATGGGATGGAATCGGATTTATTGTAAAGTGGAGCATCCCCTCTGGCAGGGGCTTTCTAAAGAACCATATATGTATTTTGTTCATTCCTATGCTTTGAGTGAAATGACCGACGATGTAATTGCAACCACTATCTATGGAGAGGAGATTCCTGTAGCTGTTGCCCGGGAGAATATCATGGGAGTTCAGTTCCATCCCGAAAAGAGCGGGGATGAAGGACTTAGGATTTTAAAGAATTTTGGGGAGATGGTATAA
- the hisB gene encoding imidazoleglycerol-phosphate dehydratase HisB, with the protein MERRCEIERSTLETRIKLKLNIDGNGNYEIKTGIPFFDHMLAQLAKHGSLDLFINAQGDLDVDFHHTVEDVGIVLGQAFKKALGEGVGIQRFGSALIPMDDALSRVVVDISGRPYLYTDLPFSNERVGNFPTELIEEFLRAFSVHGQLTLHAELLHGRNTHHQVEAVFKALGQSLKMAVQKSGLEQIPSTKGVL; encoded by the coding sequence ATGGAACGGAGATGTGAAATTGAACGCAGTACTTTAGAGACCAGAATCAAATTGAAGTTGAATATTGATGGAAACGGTAACTATGAAATAAAGACGGGAATTCCCTTCTTTGACCATATGCTGGCTCAACTTGCAAAACACGGCAGTCTAGATCTTTTTATCAATGCCCAGGGAGATTTAGATGTAGATTTTCACCATACAGTTGAAGATGTGGGAATTGTTCTCGGTCAGGCTTTTAAAAAAGCTCTGGGTGAAGGTGTTGGTATTCAGCGTTTTGGTAGTGCCCTTATTCCTATGGATGATGCCTTAAGCCGGGTTGTGGTTGATATAAGCGGGCGGCCTTATTTATATACTGACCTGCCCTTTAGTAATGAGAGGGTAGGTAATTTTCCTACAGAACTTATTGAAGAGTTTTTACGGGCCTTTAGTGTTCATGGGCAATTAACCCTTCATGCAGAGCTTCTTCACGGCCGGAATACCCATCACCAGGTAGAAGCGGTATTTAAAGCACTTGGCCAAAGTTTAAAAATGGCGGTACAGAAAAGCGGTTTAGAGCAGATTCCTTCAACTAAGGGGGTGCTATAA
- the hisC gene encoding histidinol-phosphate transaminase, protein MIQFLVRPEVKNLVPYTVQQKEKENMIILDGNESPYPLPYELREEMAQKFIKLELNRYPDASCYALRQKIADYLGKGVSPEQILLGNGSDEVLQFLVQTFVRPGDRVLALAPTFSMYKIFTELSGGVYVSLHLNSDGSLDLEQFWKAVKITYPRMVFFCSPNNPTGTRIPLETIGEIAERFEGILVVDEAYGEFCQGSMISMLDKYPNLAVTRTFSKAFGLAGVRLGYLVANRDFIREVSKVVPPYHLNSISQMVGETILENYSLIEKRVREIIKERERLRAVLKSYAGWQVFPSEANFLFLRGLEVPALAEEFERAAIKVRKFRSPLKDAIRITVGTPEENDQVIRVIKTFKERRRANGTEM, encoded by the coding sequence ATGATTCAATTTCTGGTTAGACCTGAGGTTAAGAATCTGGTTCCGTATACCGTTCAGCAAAAAGAAAAAGAAAATATGATTATTCTGGATGGTAATGAGTCTCCCTATCCCCTGCCCTATGAGCTTAGAGAGGAGATGGCGCAGAAATTTATAAAATTAGAGCTCAATCGTTATCCAGATGCGAGCTGTTATGCTCTTCGGCAAAAAATTGCAGATTATCTGGGTAAAGGAGTGAGTCCAGAACAGATTCTTTTGGGTAACGGTTCAGATGAGGTATTACAATTTCTGGTTCAGACTTTTGTTCGTCCGGGAGATCGGGTTCTGGCTCTGGCCCCGACCTTTTCCATGTATAAAATTTTTACCGAGTTATCCGGTGGAGTCTATGTCAGTCTTCATTTAAATAGTGATGGCTCTCTTGATTTAGAGCAATTCTGGAAAGCTGTAAAAATTACCTATCCCAGGATGGTATTTTTTTGTTCTCCCAATAATCCTACCGGAACCCGGATTCCGCTTGAGACTATAGGTGAAATTGCAGAAAGATTTGAAGGAATTTTGGTAGTGGATGAGGCATACGGTGAATTCTGTCAGGGAAGTATGATTTCTATGCTGGATAAATATCCAAATCTGGCAGTTACCCGTACTTTCTCAAAAGCTTTTGGACTTGCAGGAGTTAGATTGGGCTATCTAGTGGCTAATCGGGATTTTATCAGGGAAGTTTCAAAAGTAGTTCCACCATATCATCTGAATTCCATTTCTCAGATGGTAGGTGAGACAATTCTGGAAAATTATTCTCTAATTGAAAAAAGGGTTAGAGAAATTATTAAAGAAAGGGAACGTCTTCGGGCAGTATTGAAGTCGTATGCTGGTTGGCAGGTCTTTCCGTCTGAAGCCAATTTCCTCTTTTTACGTGGATTAGAAGTACCGGCATTGGCAGAAGAATTTGAGAGAGCTGCTATCAAGGTACGTAAGTTTAGATCTCCTCTTAAGGATGCTATCAGAATAACAGTTGGTACACCTGAAGAAAATGATCAGGTTATACGGGTAATTAAGACTTTTAAAGAGAGGAGAAGGGCTAATGGAACGGAGATGTGA
- the hisD gene encoding histidinol dehydrogenase, which translates to MMKIVKMNNGGAEEVQRLIEGRTNQDLSLYREQVLKIVENVRRTGDMAVREYTRRFDQVDISIENLLVKPTELEEACLRVEPEFMNSIQLAKEKIQRYHEAQFQTSWNLTEEDGVIMGQICRPLERVGVYIPGGSAAYPSSVLMTVIPAKVAGVKEVVMVTPPNRRGEINHYILAAAKVAGVDKIYKVGGAQAIAALAYGTGSIPKVDKIVGPGNIYVTLAKQMVYGQVDIDMIAGPSEILIVADESANSRYLTADLLSQAEHDPLAAAILITTSEKIAEEVQKEVIEQMKVLPRNEIVRQSLKNYGRIILVDNLDDGIELANRIAPEHLELAVKDPFKWLTRVKNAGAVFLGHFAPEPLGDYLAGPNHVLPTNGTARFFSPLSVRDYVKYLSFLSYSKEALAKVKDHVINLAEIEGLLGHANAIRVRFEDDERR; encoded by the coding sequence ATGATGAAAATTGTCAAAATGAATAATGGCGGTGCTGAGGAAGTGCAGCGGCTGATTGAAGGGCGAACTAATCAGGATTTAAGTCTGTATAGAGAGCAGGTTTTAAAGATTGTGGAAAATGTGCGGCGGACCGGAGATATGGCAGTTCGTGAATATACCAGACGTTTTGATCAGGTGGATATATCAATAGAAAATTTGTTAGTTAAACCAACTGAGCTTGAAGAGGCTTGTTTAAGGGTTGAGCCTGAGTTTATGAATTCTATACAGCTGGCAAAAGAAAAGATTCAACGGTACCATGAAGCCCAATTCCAAACTTCCTGGAATTTAACAGAAGAAGATGGGGTGATTATGGGCCAGATTTGTCGCCCCTTAGAGAGGGTAGGGGTTTATATACCCGGAGGAAGTGCAGCTTATCCTTCATCGGTACTTATGACAGTGATTCCTGCTAAAGTTGCGGGAGTTAAAGAAGTAGTAATGGTTACTCCCCCAAACAGAAGAGGAGAAATTAATCATTATATACTTGCGGCGGCAAAAGTTGCAGGTGTGGATAAGATTTACAAAGTTGGTGGGGCTCAGGCCATTGCCGCTTTGGCATACGGAACCGGGTCCATTCCTAAGGTGGATAAGATCGTTGGCCCGGGCAATATTTATGTTACTTTAGCTAAACAAATGGTTTATGGCCAGGTAGATATTGATATGATTGCAGGCCCCAGTGAAATTTTAATTGTTGCTGATGAATCGGCCAATTCCCGTTATCTTACAGCAGATCTTTTAAGTCAGGCAGAACACGATCCCCTGGCAGCAGCTATTCTCATAACCACCTCTGAAAAGATTGCAGAAGAGGTACAAAAAGAGGTTATAGAACAGATGAAAGTCCTCCCGCGGAATGAGATAGTCCGACAATCACTAAAAAACTATGGTCGGATTATTCTGGTGGACAATCTGGATGATGGGATAGAACTTGCCAATCGGATTGCTCCTGAACACCTGGAGTTGGCGGTAAAAGATCCTTTTAAATGGTTAACCCGAGTTAAGAATGCGGGAGCGGTCTTTTTAGGCCATTTTGCTCCTGAACCTTTAGGTGATTATCTAGCTGGGCCCAATCATGTACTGCCTACCAATGGAACAGCCCGGTTTTTCTCACCTTTATCTGTGAGGGATTATGTCAAATATTTAAGTTTTCTTTCTTACAGTAAAGAAGCATTGGCAAAAGTCAAAGATCATGTGATCAATTTGGCTGAAATAGAAGGATTATTGGGCCATGCTAATGCCATCAGGGTAAGATTTGAAGATGATGAGAGAAGGTGA
- the hisG gene encoding ATP phosphoribosyltransferase produces the protein MDRIRIALAKGRLAEDAVKLLKKAGYRVPHEILSSRKLIFNIEDEQVELVLVKPADVPIYVEYGAADLGIVGRDILLEEGRSLYEVLDLKFGQCKFVLAGLPGFREKQLTHRRVATKYPRFAKEYFRKKGEPVEVIELTGSIELAPLTGLADWIVDIMQTGRTLKENGLMVYEDICPVSARLVVNRVSMKTRRKEINKLIERLKSQVERSEN, from the coding sequence ATGGATAGAATAAGAATTGCGCTGGCAAAAGGGCGTCTTGCTGAAGATGCTGTAAAACTGCTTAAGAAAGCAGGGTATCGAGTACCTCATGAGATTTTATCTTCCCGGAAACTGATCTTTAATATAGAAGATGAACAGGTAGAATTAGTTCTGGTTAAGCCTGCCGATGTACCCATTTATGTAGAATACGGTGCAGCTGATTTAGGAATTGTTGGAAGGGACATTCTTTTGGAAGAAGGGCGCTCCTTATATGAAGTATTGGATTTAAAATTTGGTCAATGTAAATTTGTTCTAGCTGGATTACCTGGTTTTAGAGAAAAGCAGCTAACCCATCGGCGGGTAGCAACCAAATATCCCCGCTTTGCTAAAGAGTATTTCCGGAAAAAGGGTGAACCGGTGGAAGTGATTGAATTGACAGGTTCTATTGAACTGGCACCTCTAACAGGGCTTGCTGATTGGATAGTGGATATTATGCAGACAGGTCGAACCTTAAAAGAAAATGGACTTATGGTTTATGAAGATATTTGTCCGGTGAGTGCCAGATTGGTTGTAAATCGGGTCAGTATGAAGACGAGGCGGAAAGAAATAAATAAACTGATTGAGCGGTTAAAGTCGCAGGTAGAGAGGAGTGAAAATTAA